Proteins from a genomic interval of Sulfurimonas sp. HSL3-2:
- the dnaJ gene encoding molecular chaperone DnaJ, translating into MENLSYYEILEIDQNADKTVIKKAYRRLAKEHHPDKNQGDPEAEAKFKYINEAYQVLSDDKQRSIYDRYGKEGLQGMGGGGRSSSGMGGFEDLGSIFEEMFGGGFGGGSRRSRADMDKYPLDMNVDITISFNEAVFGCEKEINYKYKKACQSCKGTGAKDGKLSTCSQCQGKGQVYIRQGFMTFSQTCPVCNGEGSMPSEKCTDCHGSGYTEVKESVKINVPKGIDNGNRLRVGGRGNIGKNGHRGDLYVTFKVKADKHFIRSENDVYIEIPVFFTQAITGDEITIPSLTGELKLQLDVGTRDKQQFKFRNEGIEDVHGHGKGDLIAQVNITYPKKLTEEQRQLLSKLQESFGIESKPHESVLDSAIDKMKSWFK; encoded by the coding sequence TTGGAAAATTTAAGTTATTACGAAATATTAGAGATAGACCAAAATGCAGATAAAACTGTAATCAAAAAAGCTTATAGAAGACTTGCAAAAGAGCATCACCCTGACAAGAACCAAGGTGATCCAGAGGCTGAAGCAAAATTCAAATATATCAACGAAGCCTACCAAGTTCTAAGCGATGATAAACAAAGGTCTATCTACGACAGATACGGTAAAGAAGGTCTTCAAGGCATGGGCGGCGGCGGTCGTTCATCATCAGGTATGGGTGGATTCGAAGACCTTGGAAGCATCTTTGAAGAGATGTTCGGCGGCGGTTTCGGCGGCGGTTCCAGACGTTCTCGTGCAGATATGGACAAATACCCTCTTGATATGAACGTAGATATAACGATCAGTTTTAACGAGGCAGTATTTGGTTGTGAAAAAGAGATAAATTACAAATATAAAAAAGCATGCCAAAGCTGTAAAGGCACGGGTGCAAAAGATGGAAAACTTTCAACTTGTAGCCAGTGTCAAGGAAAGGGTCAGGTCTATATCCGTCAAGGGTTTATGACCTTTTCTCAAACATGTCCGGTGTGTAACGGCGAAGGAAGCATGCCTTCAGAGAAGTGTACTGATTGCCACGGCAGCGGATACACAGAGGTCAAAGAAAGCGTAAAGATCAATGTACCAAAAGGGATTGATAACGGCAATAGACTCAGAGTCGGCGGACGCGGTAACATTGGTAAAAATGGACATCGCGGTGACCTGTATGTCACATTTAAAGTAAAAGCAGACAAACACTTCATCAGAAGTGAAAACGACGTCTACATCGAGATACCTGTATTTTTCACTCAGGCGATAACGGGTGATGAGATCACTATCCCTTCACTCACAGGTGAGCTAAAACTGCAACTTGATGTAGGAACACGCGATAAACAGCAGTTTAAATTCAGAAATGAAGGTATAGAGGATGTTCACGGTCACGGAAAAGGTGATCTGATCGCACAGGTCAATATCACTTACCCGAAAAAGCTTACCGAAGAACAGCGTCAGCTTCTATCAAAGCTGCAAGAGTCTTTCGGTATAGAATCAAAACCGCATGAAAGTGTGTTAGATTCTGCGATCGACAAGATGAAAAGCTGGTTTAAGTGA
- a CDS encoding LptF/LptG family permease has product MHKLRRYIINNFSILFLSIFLPLFAIASVIFMIKLATYTAVIQLTFFEMLKLYMFVLPEILFYTLPVTFFISATLTLFRLSNDNEMIVIFALGIKPEFLIRTLFKPALLLSLLLAFDFFILFPHATVLSSNFISYKKSEAKFNIKASEFGNNFGNWLLYVGKNNDDGTFGDVFLFNKEKDDEILINAKNAEVINQKGILKLKLHSGEGYSYTTDTLSQINYKTMIINDMMKADLHTYRKPLEYWLSEDRAESKRHMFITDSLLSLFPLISLFLVVAIGVVHVRHQKGYVYLYLFIAITLYYGATIGLIDVISFYTIPVVFFTSLLLSYYIYHKKILARF; this is encoded by the coding sequence ATGCATAAACTAAGACGCTATATCATAAACAATTTCTCTATTCTGTTTTTATCCATATTCTTACCTCTTTTTGCTATCGCATCGGTCATATTCATGATAAAACTGGCAACATACACTGCTGTTATCCAGCTAACGTTTTTTGAGATGCTAAAACTTTATATGTTCGTACTTCCCGAGATACTTTTTTATACACTGCCTGTTACTTTTTTTATCTCGGCAACACTGACACTTTTTAGACTCTCTAATGATAATGAGATGATCGTCATCTTTGCACTCGGGATCAAACCGGAATTTCTGATCAGAACACTTTTTAAACCTGCTTTACTGTTGTCTTTACTTTTAGCATTTGATTTTTTCATACTTTTCCCGCATGCGACAGTATTGTCAAGCAACTTTATCTCTTACAAAAAAAGCGAAGCCAAGTTCAACATCAAAGCTTCCGAGTTTGGAAATAACTTTGGTAACTGGCTTTTATATGTCGGGAAGAACAACGACGACGGGACATTCGGGGATGTCTTTTTGTTCAATAAAGAAAAAGACGATGAGATCCTTATAAATGCGAAAAATGCAGAGGTCATCAATCAAAAGGGTATACTAAAGCTCAAACTTCACAGCGGAGAAGGTTACAGCTATACTACCGATACTCTCTCACAGATCAATTATAAGACTATGATCATCAACGATATGATGAAAGCCGACCTTCATACCTATAGGAAACCCCTTGAGTATTGGTTAAGCGAAGATAGAGCTGAAAGTAAAAGACATATGTTTATCACAGACAGCCTTTTAAGTCTATTCCCTCTAATCTCTTTGTTTCTAGTCGTTGCGATCGGTGTCGTACATGTAAGACATCAAAAAGGGTATGTCTACCTCTACCTTTTCATAGCTATCACACTTTACTACGGTGCAACGATCGGGCTTATAGATGTTATCAGCTTTTATACTATTCCTGTAGTATTTTTCACATCGCTTCTGCTTAGTTACTATATTTATCATAAGAAAATATTGGCAAGATTTTGA
- the truA gene encoding tRNA pseudouridine(38-40) synthase TruA — protein MKVKATIAYNGTKFYGSQVQDKKVTVNGTLQNVLKSMGIVGKIEASGRTDRGVHATGQVIDFEVPEFWSDTKKLLEIINFKLPTSIRVRKIELTNDDFHARYGATRRVYRYILKEGDSNPFEDEFITFVDKIDIDSLRDAIKLFEGTHDFKQFYKTGSDNKTTVRTIYKTRVYQYKGLTVLYFEANGFLRSQIRLMVAMLLGINDEKLSLEDLQDQLTCKRKIAIKPAPSNGLYLAKIFYS, from the coding sequence TTGAAAGTAAAAGCGACAATAGCTTACAACGGAACAAAGTTCTACGGTTCTCAGGTTCAAGATAAGAAAGTCACTGTAAACGGGACTTTGCAAAATGTTTTAAAATCGATGGGAATCGTCGGTAAAATAGAAGCCTCGGGCAGAACAGACAGAGGTGTTCATGCGACAGGTCAGGTGATCGACTTTGAGGTTCCCGAATTTTGGAGCGATACTAAAAAGCTTTTAGAGATAATAAACTTCAAACTTCCGACATCCATACGTGTAAGAAAGATAGAACTCACAAATGATGATTTCCACGCACGCTACGGTGCAACGAGGCGTGTTTACAGATATATCCTTAAAGAAGGAGATTCAAACCCCTTTGAGGATGAGTTCATCACTTTTGTAGATAAGATAGACATAGACAGTTTAAGAGATGCCATAAAACTCTTTGAAGGCACACATGACTTCAAACAGTTTTATAAAACAGGAAGCGACAACAAGACGACTGTCAGAACTATATACAAGACCCGTGTCTATCAGTATAAGGGATTGACCGTACTTTACTTTGAAGCAAACGGTTTTCTCCGTTCGCAGATACGACTTATGGTAGCTATGCTTTTGGGGATCAATGATGAAAAACTCAGCTTAGAAGATCTGCAAGATCAGCTTACATGTAAGAGGAAGATAGCCATAAAGCCAGCCCCGTCAAACGGGCTGTATCTGGCTAAGATATTTTATTCGTGA
- a CDS encoding LTA synthase family protein, protein MTLFLTVLRLAFYYYFSDPLSPLSTYDFWMSLWLGGRFDLRMVILMIAPLFFIGWIPYLSPFKNKIAKYFWLTYLTLMFTAYMFFYAVDFGYYAYLGTRLDFTATRLLIDFGTAMEMVWESYHVIWIFIGYTAAVGAFAWLVNKLFLYIQKRENVHYSLLQKIIVGFVSFFIVFAMGWGKLNQYPLRWSDASFSKHPFAAQLTYNPIHYFFDTWKNGRISYDANKVRKYYDVMASYLGVVHKDKDKLYFKREAKPINPVGSKPNVVIVIMESFASYKSSVSGNPIDPSPYLKKYADKGWYFKNYFTPTVGTARSIYATLTSLPDVELHGTSSRNPLIVNQHSILEDFKGYRKLYFIGGSASWGNIRGMLNESMDNLDLYEEERYSAPRTDVWGISDADLAIEANKVLVKEKEPFVAVIQTSGNHRPYTIPENDHGFKVRKDIPLKEVKKYGFRSLEEYNSFRFLDYSVGLFMKEAEKSDYFKNTIFVFWGDHGIDGYSNHVSPGESTSNLDLGSYRVPFVIYSPMIKNHKVFDTVMSELDALPSIASLVGIDYTATTLGRNIFDPQFKDSHFAYTMLNRADPTLGLVGKEFYYRKAGKFEGLYKIDSKDPMTDHSKEHPELFNEMKTLTHGIFETAKYIPYFNKRQDAHE, encoded by the coding sequence ATGACACTGTTTTTAACAGTTTTACGATTAGCGTTTTATTACTATTTTTCTGATCCGCTTTCACCTTTGTCTACATACGATTTTTGGATGTCTCTCTGGCTTGGAGGAAGGTTCGACCTTAGAATGGTTATTCTTATGATTGCACCGCTCTTCTTTATAGGGTGGATACCATATCTTTCCCCGTTTAAAAACAAGATAGCAAAATATTTCTGGCTTACGTATCTGACACTTATGTTCACTGCATATATGTTTTTTTATGCCGTGGATTTCGGATATTACGCTTATCTTGGGACTAGACTCGATTTTACTGCAACAAGACTGCTTATTGACTTCGGTACTGCCATGGAGATGGTCTGGGAAAGTTACCATGTCATATGGATATTTATAGGTTATACAGCAGCTGTGGGAGCATTCGCTTGGCTAGTAAACAAACTGTTTTTATACATACAAAAAAGGGAGAATGTTCATTATTCACTGCTTCAAAAAATAATCGTAGGCTTTGTAAGCTTTTTTATCGTCTTTGCGATGGGTTGGGGAAAACTCAATCAATATCCGCTCAGATGGTCTGATGCTTCTTTTTCCAAGCATCCTTTTGCTGCACAATTGACATACAATCCAATTCATTATTTCTTTGATACATGGAAGAACGGCCGTATATCTTATGATGCTAACAAGGTTAGAAAGTATTACGATGTAATGGCATCATATCTTGGTGTCGTTCATAAAGATAAAGACAAACTTTACTTCAAACGTGAAGCAAAACCTATAAATCCTGTCGGTAGCAAGCCTAATGTCGTTATTGTTATTATGGAGTCTTTCGCATCTTACAAGTCAAGTGTATCGGGAAATCCTATCGATCCTTCACCATATCTAAAAAAATATGCCGACAAAGGATGGTATTTTAAAAACTATTTTACGCCTACTGTCGGTACGGCTAGAAGTATCTATGCGACACTGACTTCACTTCCTGATGTCGAGCTGCACGGGACATCAAGCCGTAACCCGCTAATAGTAAACCAACATAGTATCTTGGAAGATTTCAAAGGGTATAGAAAACTTTATTTTATCGGTGGTTCTGCATCTTGGGGAAATATCCGCGGGATGTTAAACGAGTCCATGGATAATCTTGATCTTTACGAAGAGGAGAGATACAGTGCACCTCGTACGGATGTATGGGGTATCTCTGATGCAGATTTGGCTATTGAAGCAAATAAGGTCTTAGTTAAAGAAAAAGAGCCGTTTGTAGCTGTTATACAGACATCCGGTAACCACAGACCATATACTATTCCCGAAAATGATCATGGTTTTAAAGTACGTAAAGATATACCGCTAAAAGAGGTTAAAAAGTATGGCTTTAGATCATTAGAAGAGTATAATTCCTTTAGATTTTTAGATTATTCGGTTGGGTTATTTATGAAAGAAGCCGAAAAGAGCGATTATTTTAAAAATACGATATTCGTATTTTGGGGAGACCACGGTATAGACGGGTATTCAAATCATGTTTCTCCGGGTGAGAGTACATCAAATCTTGATCTAGGTTCATACAGAGTCCCGTTTGTCATCTACTCACCGATGATTAAAAACCATAAAGTCTTTGACACTGTTATGTCGGAACTTGATGCACTGCCGTCGATTGCATCACTTGTAGGGATCGATTATACGGCTACGACATTGGGACGTAATATCTTTGATCCGCAGTTTAAGGACAGTCACTTTGCATATACGATGTTAAATAGAGCTGATCCGACTTTAGGACTTGTAGGAAAAGAGTTCTATTATAGAAAGGCAGGGAAGTTTGAGGGGCTTTACAAAATAGATAGCAAAGACCCGATGACAGATCATAGTAAAGAACATCCTGAGCTTTTTAATGAGATGAAAACACTAACACACGGGATATTTGAGACAGCTAAATATATACCGTACTTCAATAAGCGTCAAGACGCTCACGAATAA
- a CDS encoding TIGR02453 family protein gives MGFNGFSKEVIPFLKEIRDNNNKEWFLTQKSRYEQLILEPSRDFVEEMGEHLMAIEPTINAIPKINASLFRIYKDIRRNKTALSDPIKTRIGYIFWQGEGKRLQCSSFYMHYGIEELFVAVGIRWFEKEIQDAYREYIKDDEHRAELAAILKDLQEKGYKLLEPSMKRFPKGFTSAMPHAELSLYKEMAAYKIYDPHLIEDGDRLIDTLFKDYETMAPLHRWLYEMSLSSK, from the coding sequence ATGGGTTTTAACGGATTTTCAAAAGAGGTGATCCCTTTTTTAAAAGAGATCCGTGACAACAATAACAAAGAGTGGTTTTTAACACAGAAATCACGCTATGAACAGCTTATACTAGAACCATCCCGCGACTTTGTCGAGGAGATGGGAGAACACCTCATGGCCATAGAGCCTACAATCAACGCTATCCCCAAGATCAACGCATCGCTCTTTCGTATATACAAAGACATAAGAAGAAACAAAACAGCACTAAGCGACCCCATAAAGACACGTATAGGCTACATCTTTTGGCAGGGAGAGGGAAAACGTCTTCAATGCAGCAGTTTTTATATGCACTACGGCATAGAAGAGCTGTTTGTAGCTGTAGGAATACGATGGTTTGAAAAAGAGATACAAGACGCCTACAGAGAGTATATAAAAGACGATGAGCACAGAGCAGAACTGGCAGCTATCTTAAAAGATCTGCAAGAAAAAGGCTATAAGCTTTTAGAACCTTCGATGAAAAGATTTCCAAAAGGCTTTACCTCTGCGATGCCTCATGCAGAACTTTCACTTTATAAAGAGATGGCGGCATATAAGATATACGATCCTCATCTCATAGAGGATGGTGACAGATTGATAGATACTCTTTTTAAAGACTACGAAACGATGGCACCCCTTCATAGATGGCTTTATGAGATGAGTCTTTCTTCTAAATGA